In candidate division KSB1 bacterium, one DNA window encodes the following:
- a CDS encoding TIGR00366 family protein, with translation MKLSQLKLPHTLVLISGIMLVVAALTWVIPGGRYQRHLDANGREIVEEGTFAFVARKPQGLFAALKAPLVGIRQTADIIGFILIIGGVFAIIQKTQVIDAAIARVATRLRHRGMIVIPTGMLLFSVFGALFGMSEEVIPFIPIFIPLAMALGYDSIVGVCIPFLGAGLGFAGAMLNPFTIGIAQGISGLPLFSGMGYRLIVWIVSTALGTGLVMLYAAKVKKRPETSPVYAIDQTRARVAGDSDAVAPRPSGRHRLVVALFILALLVMIVGVMKFQWFIPEIAAVFLGLGIATGLAARLSVNSIAESFVAGARDLVGAALVVGFARAILVLATDGQIVDTIMYALSSAISRLHPVLAAQLMYVAQTVLNFFVPSGSGKAALTMPIMAPLADLIGITRQTAVLAYQLGDGYTNMIIPTSGVTMAVLGMAKIPWEQWARWLLPIEVALFVLGLLLVIPPVLLGWGPF, from the coding sequence ATGAAACTGAGCCAGTTAAAGCTTCCTCACACGCTGGTGCTGATTTCCGGCATCATGCTGGTGGTCGCTGCCCTCACCTGGGTGATCCCGGGCGGCCGCTACCAGCGCCACCTCGATGCCAATGGCCGAGAGATTGTGGAAGAGGGGACCTTCGCCTTCGTCGCACGCAAACCGCAAGGTCTCTTTGCCGCGCTCAAGGCCCCCCTTGTCGGCATCCGTCAGACCGCCGACATTATCGGCTTTATCCTCATCATCGGGGGCGTCTTTGCCATCATCCAAAAAACGCAGGTCATTGACGCGGCGATCGCGCGCGTGGCCACACGCCTCCGTCACCGCGGCATGATCGTCATCCCCACAGGGATGCTTCTTTTCTCGGTCTTTGGCGCGCTCTTTGGCATGAGCGAGGAGGTAATCCCCTTCATCCCCATTTTCATCCCCTTAGCCATGGCCTTGGGCTACGATAGCATCGTCGGCGTGTGCATCCCCTTCTTGGGCGCCGGTCTCGGCTTTGCCGGCGCCATGCTCAATCCCTTTACCATCGGCATCGCCCAGGGGATTTCCGGCTTGCCTCTGTTCTCGGGGATGGGCTATCGCCTCATTGTCTGGATAGTGTCCACGGCGCTCGGCACCGGGCTAGTGATGCTTTATGCCGCCAAAGTGAAGAAGCGTCCGGAAACCAGCCCGGTGTACGCCATAGACCAGACGCGGGCGAGAGTGGCCGGCGATAGCGATGCCGTGGCCCCGCGCCCGAGTGGCCGCCACCGGCTCGTGGTGGCGCTCTTCATCCTGGCGTTGCTCGTCATGATCGTCGGCGTCATGAAGTTCCAGTGGTTCATCCCGGAAATTGCGGCGGTCTTCTTGGGTCTGGGGATCGCCACGGGCCTTGCTGCCCGTCTGTCCGTGAACAGCATTGCCGAGAGTTTCGTCGCCGGCGCTCGCGACCTGGTAGGCGCGGCGCTGGTGGTCGGCTTCGCTCGCGCCATCCTTGTGCTAGCCACTGACGGCCAGATTGTGGACACCATCATGTACGCCCTGTCCAGCGCCATCTCGCGCCTGCATCCGGTCCTTGCCGCACAGCTCATGTACGTGGCCCAGACCGTGCTGAACTTCTTCGTTCCCTCAGGAAGCGGGAAGGCGGCCCTCACCATGCCCATCATGGCGCCGCTTGCCGACCTCATCGGCATCACCCGGCAGACGGCAGTGCTGGCCTATCAACTGGGGGACGGCTACACCAACATGATCATCCCCACCTCCGGGGTGACGATGGCGGTATTGGGCATGGCAAAGATCCCCTGGGAGCAGTGGGCACGCTGGCTTTTGCCCATCGAAGTGGCGCTGTTTGTGCTCGGGCTGCTGCTGGTCATTCCTCCGGTGCTGCTCGGATGGGGGCCATTCTGA
- a CDS encoding type I restriction-modification system subunit M gives MDIQTLETWLWDAACAIRGPVDAPKFKDYILPLVFLKRLSDVFEDELARLSEEYGDARVASRIVEEERERGIIAAGRGSVRFYIPEHARWPSIRQQTTGLGQYLTDAVRAVARENPRLSGVIELVDFNATAAGQRVVADEYLAGLVDVLSRHRLGPGDVEPDILGRAYEYLLRKFAEGQGQSAGEFYTPREVGVLMARILEPEPGMRVYDPTCGSGGLLIKCHLRLLETHGEHQNGRRRLPPRHAPLRLHGQEINPATFAMARMNAVIHDMEADIRLGDTMRNPAFRDQAGRLITFDLVTANPMWNQDFSAEIYENDLYERFRFGVPPSSSADWGWLQHMLASLNARGRMAVVLDTGAVSRGSGNQGSNRERDIRKAFVEADLIEAVLLLPENLFYNTTAPGVIIVINRRKRQAGEILLINAGKLFAKGRPKNYLAEEHIETIARLYHDWRAETGLSAVISREEAARNDYNLSPSRYVSTDGGEEVLPLEEALVRLEEAEEERTEAVRALREVLAGLGFGGMEVPS, from the coding sequence GTGGACATTCAAACGCTGGAAACCTGGCTATGGGACGCCGCCTGCGCCATTCGCGGGCCGGTAGATGCGCCGAAGTTTAAGGACTATATCCTGCCGCTGGTCTTTTTGAAGCGGCTTTCCGATGTGTTCGAGGATGAACTGGCGCGCCTGAGCGAGGAGTACGGCGATGCCAGGGTGGCGTCGCGCATTGTAGAAGAGGAGCGCGAACGGGGGATCATCGCCGCTGGCCGCGGCTCGGTTCGGTTCTACATCCCCGAACACGCCCGCTGGCCCAGCATCCGCCAGCAGACCACCGGCCTGGGGCAGTATCTGACCGATGCGGTGCGGGCGGTGGCGCGCGAAAACCCGCGCCTTTCGGGCGTCATCGAGCTGGTGGACTTTAACGCCACCGCCGCCGGTCAGCGCGTTGTGGCTGATGAGTACCTGGCCGGCTTGGTGGACGTGCTCTCTCGTCACCGCCTGGGGCCTGGAGACGTCGAGCCCGACATCCTCGGCCGCGCCTATGAGTACTTGCTGCGCAAGTTCGCTGAAGGCCAAGGGCAAAGCGCGGGGGAATTCTACACCCCGCGCGAAGTGGGGGTGCTGATGGCGCGCATTCTGGAACCTGAGCCCGGCATGAGGGTGTACGACCCCACCTGCGGTTCTGGGGGGCTACTCATCAAGTGTCACCTGCGCCTGCTGGAGACCCATGGCGAGCACCAGAACGGCCGCCGACGCTTACCCCCCCGCCATGCGCCCCTGCGCCTCCACGGCCAGGAAATCAACCCGGCCACCTTTGCCATGGCGCGCATGAACGCCGTCATCCACGACATGGAGGCTGACATCCGCCTCGGTGACACCATGCGCAACCCAGCCTTTCGCGACCAGGCCGGTCGGTTAATAACCTTCGACCTCGTGACCGCCAATCCCATGTGGAATCAAGATTTTTCGGCCGAAATCTACGAGAACGACCTCTATGAGCGGTTTCGGTTCGGCGTTCCGCCGTCGTCCAGCGCCGATTGGGGCTGGTTGCAGCACATGCTGGCATCGCTCAACGCGCGCGGACGGATGGCGGTGGTGCTGGATACCGGCGCGGTCAGCCGCGGCAGCGGCAATCAAGGCTCCAACCGCGAGCGCGACATCCGCAAGGCCTTCGTCGAGGCGGATCTCATCGAGGCGGTGCTGCTGCTCCCGGAAAATCTCTTTTACAACACCACCGCGCCGGGGGTGATCATCGTCATCAATCGCCGCAAGCGCCAGGCGGGCGAGATTCTGCTCATCAATGCCGGCAAACTGTTTGCCAAAGGGCGGCCCAAGAACTACCTGGCGGAGGAGCATATCGAGACCATCGCCCGGCTGTATCACGACTGGCGCGCCGAGACGGGATTGTCGGCGGTCATCTCCCGCGAAGAGGCTGCCCGCAACGATTACAACCTTTCGCCCAGCCGCTACGTGAGCACGGACGGCGGCGAGGAAGTCCTGCCGCTGGAAGAGGCCCTGGTGCGCCTGGAGGAGGCCGAGGAAGAGCGCACCGAGGCGGTACGGGCGCTGCGCGAGGTGTTGGCCGGCTTGGGGTTTGGGGGTATGGAGGTGCCCTCATGA
- a CDS encoding M48 family metallopeptidase codes for MKLTSDEPPGLSGAPLQEAVARDILLAEVHAWARRIGVEERIREIHLRPMKRKWASLSSRGRLTLSVEPLTQTPAFRRQVMVHELVHLKVPNHGRLFKALVKAYLAEAQDAPRHPSGPPPAPFQGCARHGA; via the coding sequence ATGAAGCTCACGAGCGATGAACCCCCGGGCTTGTCCGGAGCACCCTTGCAGGAGGCTGTAGCACGGGACATCCTTCTGGCCGAAGTCCACGCCTGGGCGCGGCGCATCGGTGTGGAAGAGCGCATCCGGGAAATTCACCTTCGTCCGATGAAGCGCAAGTGGGCCAGCCTCTCTTCCCGTGGGCGCCTTACCCTGAGCGTTGAACCGCTGACCCAAACCCCTGCCTTTCGCCGGCAGGTCATGGTGCACGAGCTGGTGCACCTCAAGGTGCCCAACCACGGCCGGCTCTTCAAGGCCCTGGTGAAAGCGTATCTGGCAGAGGCGCAAGATGCGCCGCGCCATCCATCGGGGCCGCCTCCTGCGCCTTTCCAAGGGTGTGCCCGTCATGGGGCCTGA
- a CDS encoding restriction endonuclease subunit S, producing the protein MTRPTPPEAPTDLPDGFKMTALGPLPAYWQVVRLGEVAETKSGGTPDRKRDEYFGGQIPWVKSGELRDAAIEFTEESLTELGLLNSSARIFPKGTLLVAMYGATTGKVGLLKINAATNQAVCAIFPHKEMSSEYLFYTFIRRRDELLTERYGGAQPNISQTVLKNFPIPLPPLPEQRAIAHVLRAVQRAQEASERVIAALRELKRSLMRHLSTYGPVPLDRAAQVPLQETELGPLPAHWRVVRLGEVVEILDHIRIPLNEKERQRRKGIYPYCGANGILDFIDDYLFDGEFVLLAEDEGYWGACEQSAYIMQGKFWVNNHAHVLKGIPDKLDNWFLMHVLHWMDISMFISGTTRGKLSQGVMRNLPIPLPPLSEQREIARILQAVDRGLAAEEAQVRAAQELFRSLLHQLMSARRQLPASFVARVRQEEPRVSV; encoded by the coding sequence ATGACCCGCCCCACTCCACCCGAGGCTCCAACCGACCTCCCCGACGGCTTCAAAATGACCGCACTCGGCCCCCTGCCCGCTTACTGGCAGGTGGTGCGGTTGGGGGAGGTGGCGGAGACCAAAAGCGGAGGAACTCCTGACCGAAAAAGAGATGAATACTTTGGAGGGCAAATACCCTGGGTGAAATCTGGCGAACTAAGAGATGCCGCGATTGAATTTACAGAAGAGAGCCTTACGGAATTGGGGTTACTGAATTCCAGCGCTAGAATTTTCCCAAAAGGAACTTTACTGGTTGCAATGTATGGCGCTACCACAGGAAAAGTTGGATTGTTGAAGATAAATGCCGCTACCAACCAGGCTGTTTGCGCAATATTTCCCCATAAGGAGATGTCTTCGGAATACTTGTTCTACACGTTCATTCGTCGCCGAGATGAGTTGTTGACTGAACGTTATGGCGGCGCTCAGCCAAATATTAGTCAAACTGTTCTGAAAAATTTTCCCATCCCCCTCCCCCCTCTCCCCGAGCAACGCGCCATTGCCCATGTGCTGCGCGCGGTGCAGCGGGCGCAGGAGGCGAGTGAGCGGGTCATCGCCGCGCTGCGCGAACTGAAGCGCAGCCTGATGCGCCACCTGTCCACCTACGGCCCCGTGCCGCTCGACCGGGCCGCTCAGGTGCCGCTGCAGGAGACCGAACTTGGTCCCCTGCCGGCACACTGGCGGGTGGTGAGGTTGGGGGAGGTTGTTGAGATTCTCGACCACATAAGAATTCCTCTGAATGAGAAAGAGAGACAGCGACGTAAGGGGATTTACCCGTATTGTGGCGCAAATGGCATTCTAGACTTTATCGACGACTACCTGTTTGATGGAGAATTTGTTTTGTTGGCTGAAGATGAAGGATATTGGGGAGCGTGTGAACAATCTGCTTACATAATGCAGGGCAAGTTCTGGGTTAACAATCATGCCCATGTACTCAAGGGCATTCCAGACAAGTTGGATAATTGGTTCCTGATGCATGTGCTGCACTGGATGGATATCTCCATGTTTATTAGTGGCACGACGCGAGGAAAATTATCCCAGGGGGTAATGAGAAATCTTCCCATCCCCCTCCCCCCGCTCTCCGAGCAGCGCGAAATCGCCCGCATCCTGCAGGCGGTGGATCGGGGCCTGGCGGCGGAGGAGGCGCAGGTGCGTGCGGCGCAGGAACTCTTCCGCTCGCTGCTGCACCAGTTGATGAGCGCCCGGCGACAGTTGCCGGCGTCGTTCGTAGCGCGTGTTCGGCAGGAGGAACCTCGTGTGTCCGTATGA
- a CDS encoding cyanophycinase — MRKLLLATITLSLLAAQACGGKGTRRGYLLIVGGGARPRPAVEEFVRLCQGGPILVITSASASPEEAGPAVVRQFQEAGGQQVSWLHIAGPDTANADSTVARIVAARGVFFTGGVQTRLMERIGGTRAEEALRSLYFERGGLIGGTSAGAAVLSEVMITGDGDLSKIEKGNIVTARGLGFLSNCIVDQHFVARQRNNRLLSLVMEKRLIGLGIDEDTAVLYSPDDSFRVYGEGSVLVYDPRHASVPPAPASKRLTMQGIKLAVLKAGQTFDLRRGRVR; from the coding sequence ATGAGAAAGCTCTTACTCGCCACCATTACGCTTTCGCTCCTGGCTGCTCAAGCCTGTGGCGGGAAAGGCACCCGTCGCGGTTACCTGCTCATTGTCGGGGGAGGAGCCAGGCCACGGCCGGCGGTGGAGGAATTCGTTCGTCTGTGCCAGGGTGGTCCCATCCTGGTCATCACCAGCGCCAGCGCCTCTCCGGAAGAAGCGGGCCCCGCTGTGGTCCGCCAGTTTCAGGAAGCGGGTGGCCAGCAGGTGAGCTGGTTGCACATCGCCGGGCCCGACACCGCCAACGCCGACTCTACCGTGGCCCGCATCGTTGCTGCGCGCGGCGTCTTTTTCACCGGGGGCGTGCAGACCCGGCTCATGGAGCGCATCGGCGGCACGCGTGCCGAGGAGGCTCTGCGCTCCCTGTACTTTGAGCGAGGCGGCCTCATCGGCGGCACCAGCGCGGGCGCAGCGGTACTGAGCGAGGTGATGATCACCGGCGACGGCGACCTCAGCAAGATCGAAAAGGGCAACATCGTCACCGCGCGTGGCCTGGGCTTTCTCAGCAACTGCATCGTGGATCAGCATTTCGTGGCCCGCCAGCGCAACAACCGCCTGCTCAGCCTGGTGATGGAAAAGCGCCTCATCGGCCTGGGCATCGATGAAGACACCGCGGTTCTCTACTCCCCGGACGACAGCTTTCGCGTCTACGGCGAGGGGTCGGTGCTGGTCTACGACCCCCGCCATGCCTCTGTGCCGCCGGCACCTGCATCAAAGCGGCTGACCATGCAAGGCATCAAGCTCGCGGTGCTCAAGGCCGGGCAGACCTTCGACCTCCGCCGTGGCCGAGTGAGGTGA
- a CDS encoding GNAT family N-acetyltransferase: protein MPTLSTARLILRPFRLDDAPVVRELAGAREVAATTTAIPHPYGDGVAEQWIATHQQAYDNGQALTLAITLRDSGKLIGAIHAAIDATNKLAELGYWVGRPYWNQGYCTDAAKAMVDYAFRVLGMNRVQARHMTKNPASGRVTQRIGMRYEGTLRQSLFRWGTFEDAAIYAILREEWSLGQRAAAARGEPSAE from the coding sequence ATGCCAACGTTAAGCACCGCTCGGCTAATCCTCCGCCCGTTCAGGCTTGACGACGCCCCCGTCGTCCGAGAACTGGCCGGCGCTCGGGAAGTGGCGGCAACTACCACTGCTATCCCTCATCCCTATGGGGATGGCGTGGCCGAACAGTGGATTGCCACCCACCAGCAAGCGTATGACAACGGGCAGGCCCTTACCCTGGCCATCACCCTCAGGGATAGCGGGAAACTCATCGGCGCAATCCATGCAGCAATCGACGCCACCAACAAGCTCGCCGAGCTCGGCTATTGGGTGGGCAGGCCCTATTGGAACCAGGGGTATTGCACAGACGCTGCCAAGGCCATGGTGGACTATGCCTTTCGCGTGCTGGGTATGAACCGCGTGCAGGCGCGGCACATGACCAAGAACCCGGCTTCAGGGCGGGTGACGCAAAGAATCGGAATGCGTTACGAGGGCACGCTTCGGCAATCGCTCTTCCGCTGGGGCACCTTCGAAGACGCGGCGATCTACGCCATCCTGAGAGAGGAGTGGTCCCTGGGGCAAAGGGCCGCCGCAGCAAGAGGTGAGCCCTCTGCTGAGTGA
- a CDS encoding transposase → MTPYDPDRHHRRSIRLKGYDYTQPGAYFIPICAHERASLFGAVVGGEMVLNEYGRIVQTCWDAIPNHFPHAELDAFVVMQNHVHGMLWIVETDGARNRVRATHAWPLPRNARPSGPASGALGAIVGSFKSAVTRRINALRGTPGPPVWQRNYHQHILRNEGALNTIRRYIAENPLRWHLDRYNAATVGPAPPGPRPTW, encoded by the coding sequence ATGACCCCTTACGATCCCGACCGCCACCATCGCCGGTCCATCCGGTTGAAGGGGTACGATTACACCCAACCGGGGGCGTATTTCATCCCCATCTGCGCCCACGAACGCGCCTCCCTGTTCGGGGCCGTGGTGGGTGGGGAGATGGTGTTGAATGAATACGGGCGTATTGTACAGACGTGTTGGGATGCTATTCCCAACCATTTTCCGCACGCGGAATTGGACGCCTTCGTGGTGATGCAAAATCACGTTCATGGGATGCTTTGGATTGTGGAAACCGATGGCGCGCGAAACCGCGTAAGGGCGACACATGCGTGGCCCTTACCGAGAAACGCCCGCCCATCCGGACCGGCATCGGGGGCGCTGGGGGCTATCGTTGGATCGTTCAAATCCGCCGTCACCCGTCGCATCAACGCCCTGCGGGGCACGCCCGGCCCGCCCGTGTGGCAACGCAACTATCACCAACACATCCTCCGCAACGAAGGCGCCCTGAACACCATTCGCCGCTACATCGCCGAAAATCCGCTGCGCTGGCACCTGGACCGCTACAACGCCGCCACGGTTGGCCCCGCCCCCCCAGGCCCGCGCCCGACCTGGTAG
- a CDS encoding transposase codes for MCPYDPTRHHRRSIRLKGYDYTQPGAYFITIVTHDRTHLFGRVVDGVMRLNALGEMVREEWFKTARIRPYVPLRADEFVVMPNHIHGIIWIVDVGATRRVAPTSVGHTKRPCGPVPSPIGAIVCQFKSAVTKRTNALSNTYGVSLWQRNYYEHIIRNDKTLEVIRQYIAENPLRLHLDRYNPERTGDDPLAQKIWETIQGAQQRGTSTSPHLLEDTP; via the coding sequence GTGTGTCCGTATGACCCAACCCGTCACCACCGGCGTTCCATTCGCCTGAAAGGGTACGATTACACCCAACCCGGGGCGTATTTCATCACCATCGTCACGCACGACCGAACGCACCTGTTCGGTCGTGTGGTGGACGGGGTGATGCGGCTCAATGCGCTGGGTGAAATGGTGCGCGAGGAATGGTTTAAAACCGCGCGGATTCGTCCGTATGTGCCATTGCGGGCCGATGAATTCGTGGTCATGCCCAATCACATTCACGGCATCATTTGGATCGTTGATGTAGGGGCGACCCGACGGGTCGCCCCTACATCGGTTGGCCATACGAAACGGCCATGTGGTCCGGTTCCATCACCCATTGGCGCGATTGTTTGCCAATTCAAATCTGCGGTCACCAAACGAACCAATGCGTTATCCAACACCTATGGCGTTTCTCTGTGGCAACGGAACTATTATGAACACATTATTCGTAATGATAAAACTTTGGAAGTCATTCGCCAATATATTGCCGAAAACCCGTTGCGTTTGCATCTGGATCGCTATAACCCGGAGCGCACAGGCGATGATCCATTGGCACAAAAGATCTGGGAGACGATCCAGGGGGCACAGCAGCGCGGTACTTCTACAAGTCCCCATCTTTTGGAGGACACACCATGA